The Bos indicus isolate NIAB-ARS_2022 breed Sahiwal x Tharparkar chromosome X, NIAB-ARS_B.indTharparkar_mat_pri_1.0, whole genome shotgun sequence genome has a window encoding:
- the LOC109554784 gene encoding pre-rRNA-processing protein TSR2 homolog, which yields MHIPEYRPDHSRSGTAVCTSLEAWPTLQIAVENGFVHSWEKAEWLGSAVEEYFFHNADLELDEVKDFLRELMKNEFNTVVGGGSLPQVSQQLQTMFHHFQRSDRAALKVMASLITQRKCKVRVNGLTTARETDEDDGANSMKEMEIAAMKYGAATDGICPQPEHFGPDSQTIKEEDKVEDGQTRERNE from the exons ATGCACATTCCTGAGTACCGTCCTGACCATAGTAGAAGTG GGACTGCGGTCTGCACATCGCTGGAGGCCTGGCCCACCTTGCAGATCGCTGTGGAGAATGGCTTTGTGCACAGCTGGGAGAAGGCTGAATGGCTGGGGAGTGCAGTGGAGGAGTACTTCTTCCACAATGCTGACTTGGAGCTAGATGAGGTGAAGGACTTCCTCAGGGAGCTAATGAAAAATGAGTTTAATACAGTTGTGGGGGGTGGGAGTCTGCCCCAGGTGAGTCAGCAGCTACAGACCATGTTCCACCACTTCCAGAGGAGTGATAGGGCTGCTCTGAAGGTGATGGCCTCTCTCATCACGCAAAGAAAGTGTAAGGTCAGAGTCAATGGACTGACTACAGCCAGAGAGACTGATGAGGATGATGGTGCAAATAGCATGAAGGAGATGgagattgcagctatgaaatatGGGGCAGCTACAGATGGGATCTGCCCACAGCCTGAACACTTTGGTCCAGACTCCCAGACTATTAAGGAAGAGGATAAAGTGGAGGATGGCCAgaccagagaaagaaatgagtaG